CGTCGGAGAGTCGGCGCCGCTGCGGAACCTGTACGCGGCGCTCGGCCGCGTCGCCCGCGAGCGGCTGCCCGGCTGGACGCTCGCGCTGCTCTCCGCGGACAGGGCGCTGGAGGGCCAGGTGGGCGTGCCGTTCACGGAAGCGCTCCGGACGAGCAACGGCGGCATCCCCGTGCGGTTGGTGACAGCACGCGTGCCGGGCGTGTAGGACATCAACCGAGTCTTCGGCGGATCGAGGACGCGGGATAGGAGGATGCGGACATCGGACGGCCCGCCCGGAGAATCTCCGGGCGGGCCGAAACCCTTGTCAGATCGGGCCGAAGCGGAAGTTGATGAACTCCGCGCGCCGGCCGAAGTTGCCCTGCGTGGCCTCCACGGCGCTGCCGTGCACGGTCACCGTGGGGCTGGAATACGTCTTCTTCATGATCTTCTCTCCCCTGGTCTGGAGATGGTTGGCCGCGCGACGTGCGCGGCCCTGGAGCGCGCCTCCCGCCGCGATGCTCATCCGCCTGCTCACTCGCGGCAGCGAAGCGGCGAACGCCGGTCAGGGCTGGCCGTTGCGGAACCCGATCTTCTCCACGTGGCGAAAGCCGTTGCCGAGGGTGACGGCCACGGCCGGGCCGTGCGCGGTGACGGTGGGCGGCGTGTAGGGCTTCTTCTGCATGCGGGCCTCATGGGTAGGAAGGTGCCGGACTTCCGAGCCCGCCCGGAGACGTTCCGGGCGGGCGACCTTCAGCTCACGGGTGGCCGGGGCGGAAGTTGATCAGCTCCAGCGCCCGCCCGTGGTTTCCCTGCGTGGCTTCCACGGCGCTTCCGTGCACCGTCACCGTGGGGGTGGAGTAGGTCTTCTTCATGGTGTCCTCCCGTGCAAGGGGACGAGCCGGCGGCGCGGGCTGCGCCGCCTCTACCCGCGGCACCCGCCGCGGAGTCGGTTGCACGTGCCAGGGCCGTCCAGAGCGGAC
This genomic interval from Longimicrobiaceae bacterium contains the following:
- a CDS encoding lasso RiPP family leader peptide-containing protein, which encodes MQKKPYTPPTVTAHGPAVAVTLGNGFRHVEKIGFRNGQP
- a CDS encoding lasso RiPP family leader peptide-containing protein — translated: MKKTYSTPTVTVHGSAVEATQGNHGRALELINFRPGHP